One genomic region from Candidatus Rokuibacteriota bacterium encodes:
- a CDS encoding type IV pilus twitching motility protein PilT produces the protein MKDIDQILELAIKKNATDIHLQVGLPPVYRVQKKLVTFHSDRLTAERVQELVFSIMADQQKRIFREKLDYDFSYGIQGLARFRINAFMQRDSVAAALRRIPFDIPSLDSLGLPPAVHELTKLKRGFVLVTGATGQGKSTTLAALIDRINQERQLHIVTLEDPIEYLFQHKSSIVVQRELGTDTVSFASALRACLREDPDVIFVGEMRDFQTIEAALTAAETGHLVFATLHTKTPAQGIDRIVDVFPPHQQQQVKVQLANVLHGIMTQQLLVRKDGEALVVAVELLFATPAVRNLIREGKTFQIQSVIQTGTSIGMQTMEQSLKGLYDRGLISYEDAMEHCFDSKELARIMGRPPSS, from the coding sequence GTGAAGGACATCGATCAGATCCTCGAGCTGGCCATCAAGAAGAACGCCACCGACATCCACCTCCAGGTGGGCCTGCCTCCGGTGTACCGCGTCCAGAAGAAGCTCGTGACGTTCCACAGCGACAGGCTCACGGCGGAGCGGGTCCAGGAGCTCGTCTTCTCCATCATGGCGGACCAGCAGAAGCGGATCTTCCGCGAGAAGCTGGACTACGACTTCTCCTACGGCATCCAGGGGCTGGCCCGCTTCAGGATCAACGCGTTCATGCAGCGGGACTCGGTGGCGGCGGCGCTCCGGCGCATCCCCTTCGACATCCCGTCGCTGGACTCCCTCGGGCTGCCCCCCGCCGTGCACGAATTGACCAAGCTCAAGCGGGGGTTCGTGCTCGTCACCGGCGCCACGGGGCAGGGCAAGTCCACCACGCTGGCGGCCCTGATCGACCGCATCAACCAGGAGCGGCAGCTCCACATCGTCACCCTCGAGGACCCCATCGAGTACCTCTTCCAGCACAAGAGCAGCATCGTGGTCCAGCGGGAGCTCGGGACGGACACGGTGAGCTTCGCCAGCGCGCTGCGGGCCTGTCTCCGCGAGGACCCGGACGTGATCTTCGTGGGTGAGATGCGGGACTTCCAGACCATCGAGGCGGCGCTGACCGCGGCGGAGACGGGCCACCTCGTCTTCGCCACGCTGCACACCAAGACGCCCGCCCAGGGCATCGACCGCATCGTGGATGTGTTCCCGCCCCACCAGCAGCAGCAAGTGAAGGTGCAGCTGGCCAACGTCCTGCACGGGATCATGACCCAGCAGCTCCTGGTGCGGAAGGACGGCGAGGCCCTCGTCGTCGCGGTGGAGCTGCTGTTCGCGACCCCCGCCGTCCGGAACCTGATCCGCGAGGGCAAGACCTTCCAGATCCAGTCGGTGATCCAGACCGGAACCTCCATCGGCATGCAGACCATGGAGCAGTCTCTCAAGGGCCTCTACGACAGGGGGCTCATCTCCTACGAGGACGCCATGGAGCACTGCTTCGACAGCAAGGAGCTGGCCCGCATCATGGGGAGACCCCCCTCGTCCTGA